In Cicer arietinum cultivar CDC Frontier isolate Library 1 chromosome 1, Cicar.CDCFrontier_v2.0, whole genome shotgun sequence, one DNA window encodes the following:
- the LOC101497790 gene encoding metal tolerance protein 1-like, whose translation MEAQSSHHPQIIEISGDLPDVGKKICGEATCEFSDAGSISKDSEERSTSMRKLLIAVTLCVIFMAIEVVGGIKANSLAILTDAAHLLSDVAAFAISLFSIWAGGWEPNPRQSFGFFRIEILGALVSMQLIWLLAGILVYEAIARLIAGPQNVDGFLMFIVAAFGLLVNIIMALVLGHDHGHGQGHDHHGHSHGLSVSTHHHDVKHTKDEHHHSHDDLTHHHDDEKHSNDAHQHIHEDHEHHRDHEEVTQPLLSESNGRSEKKKRNINVHGAYLHVLGDSIQSVGVMIGGAIIWYKPEWKIVDLICTLIFSVIVLATTINMLRNILEVLMESTPREIDATQLQKGLLEMEEVVAVHELHIWAITVGKVLLACHVKINPEADADVMLDNVIDYIKRAHHISHVTIQIER comes from the coding sequence ATGGAGGCACAAAGCTCTCACCATCCCCAAATAATTGAAATCAGTGGAGATCTTCCTGATGTAGGAAAGAAAATTTGTGGGGAAGCAACATGTGAGTTCTCAGATGCTGGATCCATCTCGAAGGATTCTGAAGAAAGATCGACATCCATGCGAAAGCTTTTGATAGCCGTGACCCTTTGCGTTATTTTCATGGCCATTGAGGTAGTTGGTGGTATTAAGGCTAACAGTCTCGCAATATTGACTGACGCAGCACATTTGCTTTCCGACGTTGCAGCATTTGCCATCTCGTTGTTTTCTATATGGGCTGGGGGATGGGAACCGAATCCTCGCCAATCGTTTGGATTTTTTAGAATAGAGATTCTTGGCGCTTTGGTTTCTATGCAATTAATATGGTTGCTTGCTGGGATTTTGGTGTATGAAGCCATTGCTAGACTCATTGCAGGTCCTCAAAACGTGGATGGTTTTTTAATGTTCATAGTTGCTGCATTTGGTCTTCTGGTTAACATCATTATGGCTTTGGTATTGGGTCATGATCACGGCCACGGCCAAGGACATGATCATCATGGCCACAGCCATGGACTTTCTGTTTCTACCCATCATCACGATGTAAAGCATACAAAAGATGAGCATCATCACAGTCACGACGATCTCACTCACCATCATGATGATGAAAAGCATTCGAATGATGCACACCAACATATTCATGAAGATCACGAGCATCATCGTGACCATGAAGAGGTTACTCAACCACTTCTCAGTGAATCAAATGGCAGATCCGAGAAAAAGAAACGGAACATAAATGTACATGGCGCTTATCTCCATGTACTTGGGGACTCTATCCAGAGTGTTGGGGTAATGATTGGAGGAGCAATCATATGGTATAAGCCTGAATGGAAAATAGTTGATTTGATTTGCACTCTAATTTTTTCTGTAATTGTTTTGGCCACAACTATCAACATGCTGAGAAACATTTTGGAAGTCCTGATGGAGAGCACACCGCGCGAGATAGACGCTACTCAGCTTCAAAAGGGGCTGTTGGAGATGGAAGAAGTAGTAGCTGTTCATGAACTGCACATATGGGCCATTACAGTGGGGAAGGTATTGCTAGCTTGTCATGTTAAAATCAATCCCGAAGCAGATGCCGACGTGATGCTAGACAATGTTATAGACTACATCAAGAGGGCTCATCACATCAGTCACGTAACTATACAGATAGAACgctag